A single genomic interval of Blochmannia endosymbiont of Camponotus sp. C-003 harbors:
- a CDS encoding cell division protein FtsQ/DivIB, producing MIIKYGSKQKYRYQHQLLNWILISIAIISIAWSTHKVRTWIHNSYCGPISYIMFTGKRHYTTDIDINQLIVKLRVLGAFITQDVNVIQKQIESLSWIQQVSVRKQWPDTLKIHIVEYVPLAYWNNFQTISTTGIIFRVPKEYRDDDKKTMPSLYGPEGSEKNVLANYYVFNEILKSVKFQVKSLHMDTRYSWQLILQDDIHLKLGRNNMIERLYYFIKIYPILIHKMNDNKKYIDYIDLRYRSGFSVRWG from the coding sequence GTGATAATTAAATATGGTTCAAAACAGAAATATAGATATCAGCATCAATTATTAAATTGGATACTAATCTCTATCGCTATCATTAGTATTGCTTGGAGTACTCACAAAGTAAGAACATGGATTCATAATTCTTATTGTGGCCCTATATCTTACATTATGTTCACCGGAAAACGACATTATACTACTGATATTGATATTAATCAACTCATAGTAAAGCTAAGAGTATTAGGTGCGTTTATAACACAGGATGTAAATGTTATTCAAAAACAAATTGAAAGTTTGTCATGGATTCAGCAAGTTAGCGTCAGGAAACAATGGCCAGATACGTTAAAAATTCATATAGTAGAATATGTTCCTTTAGCATACTGGAACAATTTTCAAACAATTAGTACAACAGGAATTATATTTAGAGTACCTAAAGAATATCGAGATGATGATAAAAAAACAATGCCATCTTTGTATGGGCCAGAAGGCAGCGAAAAAAATGTATTAGCTAATTATTATGTGTTCAATGAAATATTAAAATCTGTTAAATTTCAAGTAAAATCACTACACATGGATACACGCTATTCATGGCAATTGATTTTACAAGATGATATTCATCTAAAATTAGGTAGAAATAATATGATCGAACGATTATATTATTTCATTAAAATTTATCCTATTCTTATTCATAAAATGAACGACAATAAAAAGTATATTGATTATATAGATTTACGTTATCGTTCAGGATTTTCTGTAAGATGGGGATAA